The Tropicibacter oceani DNA segment GGCGGTGGCGTAGTGGCGGTTCACGTCATAGGTGGACATTGGCGGGCTCCTGGGAGGGAAGGGAATCTATTTTCTGCCCGGCAAGTAGGCAGAAAAAGAACACCGGGCAAGGCCGGAAAACGCATGGGTTTTATGCAGTTTCTGCATAGCGGCATTGTTGGTTAAGGCATGGTAAATGCTGCCATAATTTCGCCATTATTGCTGTCGCTCACGGCATTCAAAGTGGCGGTTTCAGACCTTGCGGGTCGCTTGTGGATAACCGGTGTCGCAAACGGGCGTTGGCGCCTTTTTGCTTGGCCAATGTTCGCCTTTCGTGCTAACCGTGGCTGCAAAACAACAATGGCGGGCAGGATGCGGATATTGGGCATAGATCCGGGGCTTAGAAACCTTGGATGGGGCGTCATCGAAGGCGAGCGTGGGCGATTCCGTCATGTTGCGAATGGGGTGATTCACTCTCCGGCGGGGGAATTGGCGCCGCGCCTGTTGTATCTGCACCAGCAATTGACCGAAGTTTTCACCCGGTTTCAGCCGGATACGGCGGCGGTCGAACAGACCTTTGTGAACAAGGACGCGGTGGCGACACTGAAACTGGGGCAGGCGCGGGCGATTGCGCTGTTGGTGCCCGCGCAGTTCGGATTGGAAGTCGGCGAATACGCCCCCAACAAGGTCAAGAAGACCGTCGTTGGCGTCGGTCACGCGGACAAGAACCAGATCCAGCACATGGTCAAGATCCAGCTGCCTACGGCGGTGTTGAACGGGCCGGATGCGGCGGACGCGCTGGCGATTGCCATTTGTCACGGGCATTATTTCGGGGCGCAGCAGTTGAAGGTACGGGCATGATCGGACGCATCGCAGGACGCATCGAATACAAGGGGCTGGACAGCGTGCTGATCGACGTGCGCGGCGTGGGCTATGTCGTGCATTGCTCTGACCGGACGCTGGCCGGGCTGCCCGGCGTGGGCGAGGCGGTGGCGCTGTGGACCGATCTTCTGGTGCGCGAGGACCTGCTGCAACTGTTCGGCTTTCCGACGATGGTCGAAAAGGAATGGCACCGGCTGTTGATGAGCGTTCAGGGAGTGGGGGCCAAGGCGTCGCTTGCGATCCTTGGCACGCTTGGGCCAGACGGGGTCAGCCGGGCGATTGCGCTGGGCGACTGGAACGCGGTCAAGGCGGCCAAGGGCATCGGTCCCAAGACCGCGCAGCGCGTTGTCATCGAGCTGAAGGACAAGGCGCCGACCGTCATGGCCATGGGCGCGGCAGGGCAAAGCACCCCGTCGCTGGACGACTTTGACGTGATCGAACCTGCGTCCCCCAAACCAAAGGCGGCCCCGGCGGCCAAACCAAATGCTTCGGCGCAGGCCGAGGCGCTGTCGGCCCTTGGCAACCTGGGCTATGCCCCGGGCGAGGCGGCAGGCGCCGTGGCACAGGCCGCTGGCGACGATCCCGAAGCCGACACCGCCGCCCTGATCCGCGCCGCGCTGAAACTGCTGGCGCCCAAGGGGTAATCGCGGATGATCACCGAACCCGATCCGACGCTGCGGCCCGAAACCATGCCCGAGGATTTCGACCGCGCCCTGCGGCCCCAGATGCTCGAGGATTTTGTCGGGCAGGCCGAAGCGCGTTCGAACCTGCGCGTGTTCATCCAGTCGGCCCGCACACGGGCCGAGGCGATGGACCACACGCTGTTCCACGGCCCGCCGGGGCTGGGCAAGACGACGCTGGCGCAGATCATGTCGCGCGAACTGGGGGTCGGGTTCCGCATGACCTCGGGGCCGGTGCTGGCCAAGGCCGGGGACCTGGCGGCCATCCTGACCAATCTCGAACGCAACGACGTTCTGTTCATCGACGAAATCCACCGCCTGAACCCGGCGGTCG contains these protein-coding regions:
- the ruvC gene encoding crossover junction endodeoxyribonuclease RuvC; amino-acid sequence: MRILGIDPGLRNLGWGVIEGERGRFRHVANGVIHSPAGELAPRLLYLHQQLTEVFTRFQPDTAAVEQTFVNKDAVATLKLGQARAIALLVPAQFGLEVGEYAPNKVKKTVVGVGHADKNQIQHMVKIQLPTAVLNGPDAADALAIAICHGHYFGAQQLKVRA
- the ruvA gene encoding Holliday junction branch migration protein RuvA translates to MIGRIAGRIEYKGLDSVLIDVRGVGYVVHCSDRTLAGLPGVGEAVALWTDLLVREDLLQLFGFPTMVEKEWHRLLMSVQGVGAKASLAILGTLGPDGVSRAIALGDWNAVKAAKGIGPKTAQRVVIELKDKAPTVMAMGAAGQSTPSLDDFDVIEPASPKPKAAPAAKPNASAQAEALSALGNLGYAPGEAAGAVAQAAGDDPEADTAALIRAALKLLAPKG